In Vagococcus hydrophili, one DNA window encodes the following:
- a CDS encoding acryloyl-CoA reductase, with protein MTVNGFKALVVTEENEHVSACITDCDLSNLSSGNTVIKTLYSAINFKDGLATIKNGGVVRNYPMIPGVDAVGEVVSCEDSTFKVGDQVVLTGNAFGVSHTGGFSEYLRVPSEWPIALPKELSAKEGAVIGTAGLTAMEAINQLERHGLSDKSAHILVTGATGGVGSLAIAMLKSLGYKNITALSRKKNEAFLLEIGATCVIGLDEFTQEKIKPLQKQNFDSVIDTIGGETLGAILPQISYGGSIALCGNASGIKFETTVLPFILRGVTMIGIDSVQLTNDIKEAIWERMAKCIDKELLKKIGAKEVLFKDSEKIITKVLEGTHSGRTVITFL; from the coding sequence ATGACAGTTAACGGATTTAAAGCCTTAGTGGTGACAGAAGAAAATGAACATGTATCAGCTTGTATTACTGATTGTGATTTATCAAACTTATCAAGTGGAAATACCGTAATTAAGACCCTATACTCAGCAATTAATTTTAAAGATGGCCTAGCAACAATAAAAAATGGCGGAGTTGTTAGAAATTACCCCATGATTCCTGGTGTGGACGCTGTTGGAGAAGTAGTTTCTTGCGAAGACAGCACGTTTAAAGTAGGGGATCAGGTTGTTCTTACAGGGAATGCGTTTGGGGTGAGCCATACTGGTGGTTTTAGTGAATATCTACGTGTTCCAAGTGAGTGGCCAATTGCTTTGCCTAAGGAATTAAGTGCAAAAGAAGGCGCAGTAATAGGAACAGCAGGATTAACCGCGATGGAGGCAATCAACCAATTAGAACGTCACGGTTTATCAGATAAATCAGCCCATATTTTAGTAACAGGGGCAACTGGTGGGGTTGGTAGTTTAGCGATTGCCATGCTAAAAAGTTTGGGCTATAAAAATATTACGGCTCTTTCAAGAAAGAAAAATGAAGCGTTTTTACTAGAAATCGGGGCAACTTGTGTGATTGGTTTAGATGAATTTACTCAAGAAAAAATTAAGCCTCTTCAAAAACAAAACTTTGATTCTGTGATTGATACGATTGGAGGAGAAACTTTAGGTGCCATTTTACCTCAAATTAGTTATGGAGGTAGTATTGCTTTATGCGGAAATGCGAGTGGTATCAAATTTGAAACAACCGTTCTGCCCTTTATTTTAAGAGGTGTGACAATGATTGGAATTGATTCTGTACAATTAACTAATGACATCAAAGAAGCTATTTGGGAGAGAATGGCAAAATGTATAGATAAGGAGTTACTTAAAAAAATCGGAGCAAAAGAAGTTCTGTTTAAAGATAGTGAAAAAATAATTACCAAAGTATTGGAAGGAACTCATTCAGGTCGAACAGTGATTACCTTTTTATAA
- a CDS encoding collagen-binding domain-containing protein, with protein sequence MISYGGFTYAGADSQAPNIIGTPALNPNTPGLLLGKTIEYYTDSQIIVEGGDFVHTSVFDDFTQIDVDPDYVTQKLSEDKVNSIFASFKAQVDGQMSDYASYLEGSEIFQGEEHFKSSFNLMYSAKNKNVVYVDISDLNNNLSDIFLPDLKDISHVIIYSDQPSVSFSRGSILSNGQVVDTGMPNNPMLFDLADKVTWVLPNAVEMSIEGYGVIGDVYAPNATLDTKGGSLNGSLYVNNLISQAGFEVHNFGNRPIIPEKPVDPVKPEPSEPSESTTEPTEPSESTTEPTKPSESTTEPTIPSESTTEPTIPSESTTEPTIPSESTTEPTIPSEPTTEPTIPSESTTEPTKPSESTTEPTIPSESTTEPTIPSESTTEPTIPSESTTEPTKPSESTTEPTIPSESTTEPTKPSESTTEPTIPSESTTEPTIPSESTTEPTIPSESTTEPTIPSEPTTEPTIPSESTTEPTKPSESTTEPNKPNDLNNEPNKDNSQSRTTNNKKMLPRTGEIKSNSLFLLSGMILLVVVSIFKNRRKSK encoded by the coding sequence GTGATTAGTTATGGTGGATTTACGTATGCAGGAGCAGACAGTCAAGCGCCAAATATAATTGGAACACCGGCACTTAATCCCAATACACCGGGATTACTTTTAGGAAAAACAATTGAGTATTATACAGATAGTCAAATTATCGTTGAAGGTGGCGATTTTGTTCATACGTCAGTTTTTGATGATTTTACTCAAATTGATGTTGATCCAGATTACGTGACTCAAAAATTATCAGAAGATAAAGTGAACAGTATATTTGCTTCATTTAAAGCGCAAGTCGATGGTCAAATGTCAGATTACGCGTCTTATTTAGAAGGGTCAGAGATTTTTCAAGGAGAAGAACACTTTAAATCAAGCTTTAACTTAATGTATTCAGCTAAAAATAAAAACGTTGTGTATGTGGATATTTCAGATTTAAATAATAATTTAAGTGATATCTTTTTACCTGATTTAAAAGATATTTCTCATGTGATTATTTACTCTGATCAACCATCTGTTTCTTTTTCAAGAGGAAGTATTCTATCTAATGGGCAAGTCGTAGATACTGGTATGCCGAATAATCCAATGTTGTTTGATTTAGCAGATAAAGTTACTTGGGTATTGCCGAATGCTGTGGAGATGAGTATTGAAGGATATGGAGTGATTGGTGATGTTTACGCACCTAATGCGACGTTAGATACAAAAGGTGGGTCGTTAAATGGCTCACTTTATGTGAATAATCTTATCTCACAAGCCGGATTTGAAGTACATAATTTTGGTAATAGACCAATTATTCCAGAAAAACCGGTAGATCCAGTGAAACCCGAGCCGTCTGAACCAAGTGAATCGACAACAGAACCAACAGAGCCAAGCGAGTCGACAACAGAACCAACGAAACCAAGTGAGTCGACAACGGAGCCGACAATTCCAAGCGAGTCGACAACGGAGCCGACAATTCCAAGTGAGTCGACAACGGAGCCGACAATTCCAAGTGAGTCGACAACGGAGCCGACAATTCCAAGTGAGCCGACAACGGAGCCGACAATTCCAAGCGAGTCGACAACAGAACCGACGAAACCAAGTGAGTCGACAACGGAGCCGACAATTCCAAGTGAGTCGACAACGGAGCCGACAATTCCAAGCGAGTCGACAACGGAGCCAACGATTCCAAGCGAGTCGACAACAGAACCGACGAAACCAAGTGAGTCGACAACGGAGCCGACAATTCCAAGCGAGTCGACAACAGAACCGACGAAACCAAGTGAGTCGACAACGGAGCCGACAATTCCAAGCGAGTCGACAACGGAGCCGACAATTCCAAGTGAGTCGACAACGGAGCCGACAATTCCAAGTGAGTCGACAACGGAGCCGACAATTCCAAGTGAGCCGACAACGGAGCCGACAATTCCAAGCGAGTCGACAACAGAACCGACGAAACCAAGTGAATCAACAACAGAGCCGAATAAACCGAATGATTTAAATAATGAGCCGAATAAAGATAACAGTCAATCTAGAACGACTAACAACAAAAAAATGTTACCTAGAACAGGTGAAATCAAATCAAATAGCTTATTCTTACTAAGTGGAATGATCCTATTAGTTGTTGTGTCAATCTTTAAAAATAGAAGAAAAAGTAAATAA
- the ispE gene encoding 4-(cytidine 5'-diphospho)-2-C-methyl-D-erythritol kinase, protein MEIIEKAPAKINLGLDVLYKRDDGYHELEMVMASIDLSDRLTFKRLPKNEIIIETNSGFLPTDRKNNIFQAIEAMQKTYQFDGGVHAILQKNIPVAAGLGGGSSDAAATFRGVNRLFDLNANLDDLTRLAIPIGTDIPFCLQGETALVTGLGEIVTPLKNPIPQCWVVLVKPKISVSTPRVFSKIEVDSLSHPDISSLKSSIEMGDYQSMTQHLGNSLEDYTTRKFPVVQHIKDKMIQFGADAAVMSGSGPTVIGLCDKKTRALHVANSLKGFCQEVYVVRTLNK, encoded by the coding sequence ATGGAAATCATCGAAAAAGCACCTGCAAAAATCAACCTCGGCTTAGATGTTTTATACAAACGAGACGATGGTTACCACGAACTTGAAATGGTCATGGCCAGTATCGATTTATCAGATCGTTTAACCTTTAAACGACTTCCAAAAAACGAAATTATTATTGAAACAAATAGTGGTTTTTTACCAACAGACCGTAAAAACAATATTTTTCAAGCCATTGAAGCGATGCAAAAAACGTATCAATTCGACGGTGGCGTTCACGCTATTCTACAAAAAAACATTCCAGTTGCCGCAGGTTTAGGTGGTGGTAGTAGTGATGCTGCTGCTACTTTTAGAGGAGTTAATCGTTTATTCGATTTAAATGCCAATCTAGATGATTTAACTCGTCTAGCAATTCCAATCGGCACTGATATCCCTTTTTGCTTACAAGGTGAAACTGCCCTTGTTACAGGTCTAGGCGAAATTGTCACACCCTTAAAAAACCCGATTCCACAATGTTGGGTTGTTCTAGTTAAACCTAAAATAAGCGTCTCAACTCCTCGTGTTTTCTCAAAAATTGAGGTTGATTCTTTAAGCCACCCAGATATTTCATCACTCAAATCAAGCATTGAAATGGGCGATTATCAATCGATGACACAACATTTAGGTAACTCTCTAGAAGATTATACAACTAGAAAATTTCCTGTGGTACAACATATTAAAGACAAGATGATTCAATTTGGTGCAGATGCTGCAGTAATGAGTGGAAGTGGACCAACTGTGATTGGTTTATGTGACAAAAAAACGCGTGCTCTTCATGTGGCAAACTCCCTCAAAGGATTTTGTCAGGAAGTTTATGTTGTGAGAACGTTAAATAAATAG
- a CDS encoding ABC transporter permease → MTNNKFKWSHLYLVAVFILLYIPIFYLIYYSFNAGGNMTKFTGFTLEHYQAVFEDIRLIGIVVNTFLLAFLSALIATTIGTLGAMGIHYTKKRGMRNMILSLNTILMVSPDVIIGASFLILFTFLGTWFGFKLGFMSVLLSHIAFSIPIVVLMVLPKIQEMNESLIDAARDLGANSWQVLRQVILPYITPGIIAGYFMAFTYSLDDFAVTFFVTGNGFSTLSLEIYSRARQGISLEINALSTLLFLFSMILVIGYYFISKENTPKKNRKKTTH, encoded by the coding sequence ATGACAAACAATAAATTTAAATGGTCACATCTCTATTTAGTGGCGGTCTTTATCCTTCTTTATATCCCAATTTTCTATCTAATTTATTATTCTTTTAATGCTGGTGGAAACATGACTAAATTTACAGGCTTCACCTTGGAACATTATCAAGCTGTCTTTGAGGATATCCGTCTAATTGGTATTGTGGTTAATACGTTTTTACTTGCCTTCTTATCTGCTTTAATTGCCACAACCATTGGAACACTAGGAGCTATGGGGATTCACTACACGAAAAAACGTGGCATGCGAAACATGATTTTAAGTTTGAATACTATTTTAATGGTTTCACCTGATGTAATTATCGGAGCAAGTTTCTTGATTCTCTTCACATTTTTAGGCACGTGGTTTGGCTTTAAATTAGGCTTTATGTCTGTTTTACTTTCACATATCGCTTTTAGTATTCCAATTGTTGTTCTGATGGTGTTACCTAAAATTCAAGAGATGAATGAATCTTTAATTGACGCCGCTCGTGATTTAGGAGCTAATAGTTGGCAAGTCTTGCGCCAAGTAATCTTACCTTATATCACACCAGGTATTATCGCTGGTTATTTTATGGCTTTCACCTATTCATTAGATGATTTTGCGGTTACCTTCTTTGTCACAGGAAATGGCTTCAGCACTCTTTCTCTTGAGATTTACTCCCGAGCAAGACAAGGAATTAGTTTAGAAATCAATGCCTTAAGTACTCTACTCTTCCTATTCTCGATGATTTTAGTCATTGGTTATTACTTTATTAGTAAAGAAAATACACCGAAAAAAAATCGTAAGAAAACCACACATTAA
- a CDS encoding ABC transporter ATP-binding protein, protein MSHTIIRFDNVVKEYDETVVLKEVSFEIEQGKFYTLLGPSGCGKTTILRLIAGFSEPTSGDIYFDGKKINTVPANKRKVNTVFQDYALFPHMNVFDNVAFGLKIKKLPKQEIEVKVKDALRMVQLSGFEERQISEMSGGQRQRVAIARALVNEPDILLLDEPLSALDLKLRTAMQSELRDLQKRLGITFIFVTHDQEEALAMSDEIFVLNEGNIEQSGTPGDIYDEPINRFVANFIGESNIVDGVMREDNLVEFVGKSFECVDSGMRKNEPVEIMIRPEDLSIVPIEKGKLVATVDTILFRGVHYEIFCVDKEGNAWTVHSTKRSQEGQEIGIYFEPEDIHVMRFGESEEDFDARLESYDED, encoded by the coding sequence ATGAGTCATACAATTATTCGTTTTGATAATGTGGTCAAAGAATATGATGAAACAGTGGTTTTAAAAGAGGTTAGTTTTGAGATAGAACAAGGGAAATTCTATACCTTACTCGGACCTTCCGGATGTGGGAAAACAACGATTTTAAGATTAATTGCAGGTTTTTCTGAGCCAACTAGTGGGGATATCTACTTTGATGGTAAAAAAATTAACACGGTTCCCGCCAATAAACGAAAAGTGAACACTGTTTTTCAAGATTACGCCTTATTCCCACACATGAATGTCTTTGATAATGTGGCATTTGGCTTAAAAATCAAAAAATTACCTAAGCAAGAGATTGAAGTTAAAGTGAAAGATGCCCTTCGTATGGTGCAACTTTCAGGCTTTGAAGAGCGTCAAATTAGTGAAATGTCAGGTGGGCAACGACAACGTGTGGCCATTGCTCGCGCTTTAGTCAATGAACCAGATATTTTACTTCTTGATGAACCGTTATCTGCTCTTGATTTAAAACTTAGAACAGCCATGCAATCAGAGTTACGTGATTTACAAAAAAGATTAGGAATTACTTTTATTTTTGTGACTCATGATCAAGAAGAAGCTCTTGCTATGAGTGATGAAATTTTCGTTTTAAATGAAGGTAATATCGAACAAAGTGGAACTCCTGGGGATATTTATGATGAACCAATTAACCGTTTTGTGGCAAATTTCATTGGCGAAAGTAACATCGTTGATGGCGTCATGAGAGAAGACAACTTAGTGGAATTTGTGGGCAAATCCTTTGAATGTGTGGATAGCGGGATGCGCAAAAATGAACCTGTGGAAATCATGATTAGACCGGAAGATTTAAGCATTGTTCCTATTGAAAAAGGCAAACTTGTCGCCACTGTAGACACAATTCTCTTTAGAGGGGTTCATTATGAAATTTTCTGTGTGGATAAAGAAGGAAACGCGTGGACGGTTCACTCAACCAAACGCAGTCAAGAAGGACAAGAAATTGGGATTTATTTTGAACCAGAAGATATTCACGTGATGCGTTTTGGAGAATCTGAAGAAGATTTCGACGCAAGACTTGAAAGCTATGACGAAGATTAG
- a CDS encoding ABC transporter substrate-binding protein: MKKLNSLVIGIILIIACLALTAFNLEKKSGKSGAKVLTIYNWGDYIDPDLLKKFEKEYGYKVIYETFDSNEAMITKVEQGGTAYDIAIPSEYMIQKMMKQNLLLKLDHSKIKGLDNIDSQFLDLEFDEKNHYSIPYFWGTLGIIYNDKFVKKEDMQHWDDLWRPELKNNVMLIDGAREVIGLSLNSNGHSLNSKKDAELEETSKKLTTLTGNVKAIVADEIKMYMINEESAAAVTFSGEAREMLDNNEHLHYVIPEEGSNLWFDNIVIPKTAKNVDGAYDFINFMLEPENAAANSEYIGYSTPNKKAKEILPKELTEDKQFYPDEETMKNLEVYEDLGSKYLEIYNDRFLEFKMYRK; encoded by the coding sequence ATGAAAAAATTAAATTCACTTGTTATTGGTATCATTTTAATCATTGCTTGCCTTGCTTTGACAGCCTTTAATTTAGAAAAAAAATCTGGAAAATCTGGAGCAAAAGTTTTAACGATTTATAACTGGGGCGATTACATTGACCCTGATCTTTTAAAGAAATTTGAAAAAGAGTATGGTTATAAAGTGATTTATGAAACCTTTGATTCGAATGAGGCCATGATTACTAAAGTTGAACAAGGTGGAACCGCCTATGACATTGCGATTCCTAGTGAGTACATGATTCAAAAAATGATGAAACAAAATCTCTTACTTAAACTAGATCATTCAAAAATTAAAGGATTGGATAACATAGATTCACAATTTTTAGATCTTGAGTTTGATGAAAAAAACCACTATTCAATCCCCTATTTTTGGGGAACTTTAGGAATTATCTACAACGATAAATTTGTCAAAAAAGAAGATATGCAGCATTGGGATGACTTATGGCGCCCTGAGCTAAAAAACAATGTCATGTTAATTGATGGAGCTCGTGAAGTGATTGGACTTTCTCTCAATAGTAACGGACATTCTCTAAACAGTAAAAAAGACGCTGAATTAGAAGAAACTTCAAAAAAATTAACTACCTTAACAGGCAACGTCAAAGCCATTGTCGCAGATGAAATTAAAATGTATATGATTAATGAAGAAAGTGCTGCTGCCGTTACTTTTTCTGGTGAAGCTCGTGAAATGCTAGATAATAATGAGCATCTGCACTACGTTATCCCAGAAGAAGGCTCTAATTTATGGTTTGATAATATTGTGATTCCAAAAACCGCCAAAAATGTAGACGGCGCCTACGATTTTATCAACTTCATGCTAGAACCCGAAAACGCAGCCGCCAACTCAGAATACATCGGCTACTCAACACCAAACAAAAAAGCCAAAGAAATATTACCAAAAGAATTAACAGAAGATAAACAGTTCTACCCTGACGAAGAAACAATGAAAAACCTAGAAGTCTACGAAGACCTAGGCTCAAAATACCTAGAAATCTACAACGACCGCTTTTTAGAATTTAAAATGTATAGGAAATAA
- a CDS encoding helix-turn-helix domain-containing protein codes for MNIGNKIKNLRIQKSLTQEELGERTDLSKGYISQLERNLSSPSMETFFSILEVLGISPKDFFDEKEQIQQVVYQSEDYTVYYEEEKGYEIKWLVPDSNEQEMEPIILSLDETGEYKEFEPSLSDTFAYVLEGSVCIKIGNDHYYANKGESIYYQALKKHQITNHYDGVSRLLLVATNSYL; via the coding sequence ATGAATATTGGAAATAAAATTAAAAATTTGAGAATTCAAAAGAGTTTAACTCAAGAAGAACTGGGAGAACGTACCGATTTAAGCAAAGGTTATATCTCTCAGCTTGAAAGAAATTTAAGCTCCCCCTCAATGGAAACTTTCTTTTCTATTTTAGAAGTGTTAGGCATCTCACCAAAAGATTTTTTTGATGAGAAAGAACAAATCCAGCAAGTGGTTTACCAAAGTGAGGATTACACCGTTTATTATGAAGAAGAAAAAGGTTACGAGATTAAGTGGCTCGTTCCCGATTCTAATGAACAGGAGATGGAACCGATTATTTTGTCTCTTGATGAAACAGGAGAATACAAAGAATTCGAACCTTCCCTATCCGATACATTTGCTTATGTTTTAGAAGGTAGTGTGTGTATCAAAATCGGGAATGACCATTACTATGCCAACAAAGGAGAAAGCATTTATTACCAAGCTTTAAAGAAACATCAGATTACCAATCATTATGACGGCGTTAGTCGTTTATTATTAGTCGCAACCAATTCATATTTATAA
- a CDS encoding ABC transporter permease yields MAINKKFYTIPYVIWLLLFVIAPVLLIFYQSFFDASGAFTLGNYKQYLTSGTYLRMTFNSVFYAFIITFFTLLISYPTAYLLNQTKHKQLWLMLIILPTWINLLLKAYAFIGIFSINGNINHFLEMIGIGSKQILFTDFSFIFVATYIEIPFMIMPIFNALEEINPSLLSASRDLGANGFETFRRVIFPLSLNGVKSGVQAVFIPSLSLFMLTRLIGGNRVITLGTAIEQHFLVTQNWGMGSTIGVILIITMFIIMFLTGEKKKGGKKKK; encoded by the coding sequence ATGGCTATTAATAAAAAATTCTATACGATTCCTTATGTTATCTGGTTGCTTTTATTCGTTATCGCTCCTGTTCTTTTGATTTTTTATCAATCTTTCTTTGATGCCAGCGGTGCCTTTACATTAGGTAACTACAAACAATATTTAACCAGTGGCACTTATTTAAGAATGACCTTTAATTCGGTTTTTTATGCTTTTATTATTACGTTCTTTACCCTTTTAATTAGTTATCCAACGGCTTATTTATTAAATCAAACGAAACATAAACAACTTTGGCTAATGCTAATTATTTTACCAACATGGATTAATTTATTGCTGAAAGCTTATGCCTTTATTGGAATTTTCAGTATTAATGGCAATATTAATCACTTTTTAGAAATGATTGGGATTGGTTCCAAACAAATCCTGTTTACTGATTTTAGTTTTATTTTTGTGGCAACTTATATTGAGATTCCTTTTATGATTATGCCTATTTTTAATGCCTTAGAAGAAATCAATCCTTCTCTTCTTTCAGCAAGTCGAGATCTAGGGGCAAATGGGTTTGAAACCTTCAGACGTGTCATTTTCCCACTGTCTCTTAACGGGGTAAAAAGTGGGGTTCAAGCGGTCTTTATTCCCTCTTTAAGTTTGTTCATGTTAACTCGCTTAATTGGTGGAAATCGCGTAATTACGCTAGGAACTGCCATTGAGCAACATTTCTTAGTCACTCAAAACTGGGGCATGGGGTCAACGATTGGGGTTATCTTGATTATTACGATGTTTATCATCATGTTCTTAACAGGAGAAAAGAAAAAAGGAGGTAAAAAGAAAAAATGA
- a CDS encoding M20 family metallopeptidase translates to MFKEIEKLIESKQEEYFTLSDRIWDIAETKFHEQESAKTVIAVLEKEGFSIEENIADIDTAFIATYGSKGPIIGFLGEYDALPELNQKAGATHKETDPSLGTTNGHGCGHNLLGTASLAAAVATRDYIKENNIDAQIRYYGCPAEEGGSGKTYMARAHAFDDLDMALCWHPGTDNAIIASPTLANIQAVFEFKGKSSHAANSPDMGRSALDAMELMNVGANYLREHVTPEARYHYAVLDGGGMQPSVVQAHAKSLYLIRAPKAFQVKDIYDRLCNCAKGAALMTGTEVEIHFDKACSNYMPNKVYSKLMSECMFEVGAPQFDEEDIAFAKEMHASLTEDEKKFMMVPPVTAIEKQVLGANQGKVLADYIYPFNEALTNLTMPGSTDVGDVSWVVPTAQCVMTTEVLNTALHSWQWVANGKTNIAKKGMLQAAKVMATTAMKAIENPEYIKQAKAELAEVTKQTPYVNPIPADVKPNSLGL, encoded by the coding sequence ATGTTCAAAGAAATCGAGAAATTAATTGAAAGCAAACAAGAAGAGTATTTCACTTTAAGTGACCGTATTTGGGATATTGCAGAAACAAAATTCCATGAACAAGAATCTGCCAAAACTGTGATTGCTGTTTTAGAAAAAGAAGGTTTTAGCATTGAAGAAAACATCGCTGACATCGATACTGCTTTTATTGCAACTTACGGATCAAAAGGCCCAATTATCGGTTTCTTAGGTGAATATGATGCTTTACCTGAATTAAATCAAAAAGCAGGTGCAACTCACAAAGAAACTGATCCTAGTTTAGGAACGACAAACGGTCATGGTTGTGGACATAACTTACTAGGAACAGCTTCTCTTGCAGCTGCTGTTGCCACAAGAGATTACATCAAGGAAAACAACATTGACGCTCAAATCAGATATTATGGTTGTCCGGCTGAAGAGGGTGGTTCTGGTAAAACTTACATGGCTCGTGCTCATGCTTTTGATGACTTAGATATGGCACTTTGCTGGCACCCAGGTACGGATAATGCGATCATCGCTTCTCCTACTTTAGCTAACATTCAAGCTGTTTTCGAATTTAAAGGAAAATCATCTCACGCTGCAAACTCACCAGACATGGGACGTAGCGCATTAGATGCTATGGAATTAATGAACGTTGGTGCTAACTACTTACGTGAACACGTAACTCCAGAAGCTCGTTATCACTACGCTGTTTTAGATGGTGGTGGGATGCAACCAAGCGTGGTTCAAGCTCACGCGAAATCCCTTTACTTAATTCGCGCACCAAAAGCGTTCCAAGTAAAAGATATTTATGATCGCTTATGTAACTGTGCAAAAGGTGCTGCTCTTATGACTGGTACGGAAGTTGAAATCCATTTTGACAAAGCTTGTTCTAACTATATGCCAAATAAAGTTTATTCTAAATTAATGTCTGAATGTATGTTTGAAGTTGGTGCACCACAATTTGACGAAGAAGATATTGCCTTTGCCAAAGAAATGCACGCTTCTTTAACTGAAGACGAGAAAAAATTCATGATGGTTCCACCTGTAACAGCCATTGAAAAACAAGTTTTAGGCGCTAACCAAGGGAAAGTTTTAGCTGACTATATTTATCCATTCAACGAAGCTCTAACAAACCTTACTATGCCTGGATCAACTGATGTGGGTGACGTAAGTTGGGTTGTACCAACAGCACAATGTGTTATGACAACCGAAGTTCTTAACACAGCTCTACATTCATGGCAATGGGTAGCAAATGGAAAAACAAACATTGCTAAAAAAGGTATGCTTCAAGCAGCCAAAGTTATGGCAACAACAGCGATGAAAGCAATCGAAAACCCAGAATACATCAAACAAGCAAAAGCAGAACTAGCAGAAGTAACAAAACAAACACCATACGTAAATCCAATCCCCGCTGATGTAAAACCAAATAGCTTGGGATTATAG
- a CDS encoding anaerobic C4-dicarboxylate transporter family protein yields MTLLLIEITVMIAMIVYGLIKGGALGSAVSSIVALFIMLFIFKLPPSEPPVTAVLIIISIGIASGALQASGGMDYMISVATKIIRRFPKAITLVAPLVCFLFVFGMGTAMISLSLEPIIAETATKSKVNPKGALIGSVLASNMALLCSPASSSTAYVIMMLMPFGVSLITYLTIVLPSTLAAIVILSLILMAIEKRVPFDESILDHTQEITEEVTHDKKAKYSTFVFLGCVVAIIIFGLFPDLLPQYTVDGKSVKIKSTDVVQMFMYLSAAVNILIFRIKSKSILAAPATSNALGASLVVLGLGWVGMTIFFSPGNQIVLQTTIGEVLANYPWVIILICSFVAMIIGAQTAVAAIVFPLALSLNISPIFLVIMVQCLNVNFIIPAQPTLLLACELDRTGRTKAFSFIIPGVIITALSMALAYGMTLFI; encoded by the coding sequence ATGACGTTATTATTAATCGAAATCACCGTTATGATTGCCATGATTGTCTATGGTTTGATTAAAGGTGGAGCTCTAGGTTCTGCGGTATCTTCTATTGTTGCACTTTTTATTATGTTATTTATTTTTAAACTGCCACCTTCAGAGCCACCAGTTACAGCTGTTTTAATTATCATCTCTATCGGAATTGCTAGTGGAGCCCTACAAGCTTCTGGCGGTATGGACTATATGATTTCTGTTGCTACAAAAATCATCCGTCGTTTCCCTAAAGCAATCACACTTGTAGCACCACTTGTTTGTTTCTTATTTGTATTCGGAATGGGAACTGCAATGATTAGTTTATCTTTAGAACCAATCATTGCTGAAACTGCTACAAAATCAAAAGTAAATCCAAAAGGCGCTTTAATCGGATCTGTTTTAGCTTCTAATATGGCCCTTTTATGTAGTCCTGCCTCTTCATCAACAGCTTACGTTATTATGATGTTAATGCCATTTGGTGTATCACTTATTACTTATTTAACCATTGTTTTACCATCAACATTAGCTGCGATTGTTATTCTAAGCTTAATCTTAATGGCTATTGAAAAACGCGTGCCATTTGATGAAAGTATTTTAGACCATACACAAGAAATCACTGAAGAAGTGACTCATGATAAAAAAGCAAAATACTCAACTTTTGTCTTCTTAGGTTGTGTGGTTGCTATCATCATTTTCGGACTCTTCCCAGACTTACTTCCTCAATATACAGTGGATGGAAAAAGTGTTAAAATTAAGTCAACTGACGTCGTACAAATGTTTATGTACTTATCAGCTGCTGTTAATATTCTAATCTTTAGAATTAAATCTAAAAGTATTTTAGCTGCACCAGCAACAAGCAACGCACTTGGAGCTTCACTTGTTGTTCTTGGTTTAGGATGGGTTGGGATGACTATCTTCTTCTCACCTGGTAACCAAATTGTATTACAAACAACTATTGGTGAAGTTTTAGCCAACTATCCATGGGTTATTATCTTAATTTGTAGTTTTGTTGCCATGATTATTGGGGCTCAGACAGCCGTTGCTGCGATTGTCTTCCCGTTAGCTTTAAGCTTGAACATCTCACCAATTTTCTTAGTGATTATGGTTCAATGTTTAAATGTTAACTTTATTATTCCAGCACAACCAACTCTATTATTAGCCTGTGAATTAGATAGAACTGGTCGTACGAAAGCTTTTAGTTTCATTATACCTGGTGTTATTATCACAGCGCTTTCTATGGCGCTTGCTTACGGAATGACACTATTTATTTAA